A window from Cryptomeria japonica chromosome 1, Sugi_1.0, whole genome shotgun sequence encodes these proteins:
- the LOC131030205 gene encoding uncharacterized protein LOC131030205, whose amino-acid sequence MVVVVVSHFVHMAKSEKIHMLEQMVWLIDFKGWTAASIFVKVTHETTKVLQNHYPERLGVAILYNPPKIFESFWTVLNPFLEPKTYRKVKFVYSKDSESMKIMEELFDMDKAETALGGKCLVEFSKDEYRKRMGEDNAKDFSAAWLIECTKILVNGPV is encoded by the coding sequence ATGGTTGTGGTCGTTGTTTCCCACTTTGTCCATATGGCAAAATCAGAGAAAATACATATGTTAGAACAAATGGTTTGGTTGATTGATTTCAAAGGCTGGACTGCAGCTAGTATATTTGTGAAGGTAACACATGAAACAACTAAAGTTTTACAGAATCATTATCCAGAAAGGCTAGGCGTGGCCATTCTATACAATCCACCAAAGATCTTCGAGTCATTTTGGACAGTGCTAAACCCATTTTTGGAACCAAAGACATACCGGAAAGTAAAATTTGTATATTCAAAAGACTCAGAAAGTATGAAGATTATGGAAGAATTATTTGATATGGACAAAGCAGAAACTGCATTGGGTGGGAAATGCCTTGTAGAATTTAGTAAAGATGAGTATAGAAAACGCATGGGAGAAGACAATGCCAAAGACTTCTCTGCAGCGTGGCTGATAGAATGTACTAAAATTCTGGTTAATGGCCCCGTGTAA